One window of Pseudacidobacterium ailaaui genomic DNA carries:
- the ftcD gene encoding glutamate formimidoyltransferase, with amino-acid sequence MSEQAMSDALMECVPNFSEGRDLRKVTSIISSMHIEGVQLLDWSMDEDHNRSVVTIAGPPAAVIEAAVRAAGRAAELIDLTAQAGVHPRMGAADVIPFVPIRNLSLEQCALLARQAGAEIWKRHHVPVYFYEAAAARPDRALLEDVRRGQFEGLREAVRKDVSRRPDVGGPDLHPTAGASAVGARRYLIAYNIYLDTDHVATARAIAKEVRASSGGLSGVKAMGVLAHGLAQISMNITDFRQTSVADAYAAVKRLAARYRTRPVRGELIGLLPEGAFEPESEWVRQLDGFHPEEKILERRLQNPLQWPSQV; translated from the coding sequence ATGAGTGAGCAAGCCATGAGCGATGCACTGATGGAATGTGTGCCGAATTTCTCGGAAGGACGCGACCTGCGCAAGGTCACTTCCATCATTTCATCCATGCATATCGAGGGGGTCCAGCTGCTGGACTGGTCCATGGATGAAGACCATAACCGCTCTGTGGTTACCATTGCCGGACCTCCCGCCGCTGTGATCGAGGCCGCCGTTCGCGCCGCCGGGCGTGCGGCTGAGCTGATTGATCTGACGGCGCAGGCAGGCGTGCATCCTCGCATGGGCGCCGCCGACGTTATTCCCTTTGTGCCCATCCGCAATCTTTCCCTCGAACAGTGCGCCCTGCTGGCCCGCCAGGCAGGTGCGGAGATCTGGAAACGGCACCATGTGCCGGTCTATTTTTACGAGGCAGCAGCCGCAAGGCCAGACCGCGCCCTTCTGGAAGATGTGCGCCGCGGGCAATTTGAGGGGCTGCGCGAAGCAGTGCGGAAAGACGTTTCCCGCCGCCCCGATGTCGGCGGCCCCGACCTCCATCCCACCGCCGGGGCATCCGCTGTAGGTGCCCGCCGCTATTTGATTGCCTACAACATCTATCTGGACACTGACCACGTAGCCACCGCCCGGGCCATTGCCAAAGAGGTCCGCGCCTCAAGCGGGGGCCTGTCCGGAGTCAAGGCCATGGGGGTCCTGGCCCATGGTCTGGCACAAATCTCCATGAATATCACAGACTTCCGGCAGACCTCCGTGGCCGATGCCTATGCCGCAGTCAAGCGACTGGCAGCCAGATATCGCACCCGCCCCGTGCGTGGCGAGCTGATCGGGCTTCTTCCCGAGGGGGCTTTTGAGCCAGAAAGCGAGTGGGTGCGTCAATTAGATGGGTTTCATCCTGAAGAGAAGATCCTGGAACGTCGCTTGCAGAACCCCTTGCAGTGGCCTTCGCAGGTCTAA
- a CDS encoding TonB-dependent receptor gives MEVVHLKGHIFLVLFLFFFLGMTKMQAQRPRYTVAGVVHDTTGGRIPGAEVTLQPDSTAAPLIGTTDAQGSFQLAVPLAGVYHVAVKAARFAAYRGETAVSDAAPQAHLDVTLVAGGGAETVEVTADALTAETTSTQLGETLESKKMEAVPLNGRNFTDLMAVEPGIVPVNTAQPGAVIMTGVASTPPSGNANPGTLSISGQREDSNGFRVNGADAEEDVNMGTSIMPDLDSIASFRVLTSNFDAEYGNSSGGEVMVTTKSGTPQWHGDAFDFLRNTDLDARNYFSSLRAAYRQNQFGATLGGTPFHKNLALFGDYQGTRLTEGIDTGDISVPSAAERRGDFSQAPLTGSVNGSAWAAHLSSLLGETVTPGEPYAQVFPTGRIPQSIWSTPAKALLAAIPPPNAGSAVFETASAAETLEDNKGSLRADWSHGHGTLTGYYFLDSYSLDNPYPTGTGGASVPGFDATSNGLAQLFTVQHTATFGASMLNEAQLSFMRNANSVGQPRGGVGPSLAAQGFSGIVPLQPSTEGVENIAFNDYTLGVDTTALVQVENIYEAMDKFSRIVGRHGLKFGGEMQIDQINTHPDVIFNGSFAFNGTETGVDFADFLLGVASSYTQGQAGSFYNRNLYMAAFAQDSWRATDHLIVNYGVRWDRIRPWLEKYNQLQTLVAGEQSQVFPGAPRGLVFPGDPGIPRSLAPPRDNFSPRIGIAYSPAGAAGSNLLDKLLGNAGSTSLRLGYGLYYTAYEGLSAGIMSANPPYGYTYTSAAPPLFAEPFTVAATNASVVQPFPLQRVPFGASRAHPNASVDWSQFEPLVGIPAVAPNDVTPYAQHWMTSFERQLGAATLVTLSYTGASAHHLLVLEEANPANPALCLSLGSACGPFNEQLARTVFGPSFGSVELQRTIANSSYNALDATLNHRTHGFDLLASYTYAKSIDQSAGLPEPVNPVNPSLSRGLSAFDMRHNFVASFDYLFPVRSAKNPLHGVEFAGIARLTTGLPITLLNNNDTSLLGTIPNGINDNGVDTPNWSGQSLHIHTNPRGGVPVFDASQFGLPALGTMGNARRRFFSGPGMEDLDATLARRFFLGDDRSLELRAEAFNVLNHAQFFGPASVEGNISSGTFGQAVSAMPPRLMQIAARIRF, from the coding sequence CCCGGCGCGGAGGTTACGCTGCAACCGGACAGCACCGCAGCTCCGTTGATCGGGACAACCGACGCGCAGGGCAGCTTCCAGCTCGCGGTTCCTTTGGCCGGCGTCTACCATGTCGCGGTGAAGGCCGCCCGATTTGCGGCGTATCGCGGTGAGACGGCCGTCAGCGATGCCGCCCCCCAAGCCCATCTGGATGTGACGCTGGTGGCTGGCGGCGGCGCGGAGACGGTTGAGGTGACGGCCGATGCTCTGACGGCGGAGACCACCAGCACACAACTCGGCGAGACGCTCGAATCGAAGAAGATGGAGGCCGTTCCGCTGAACGGACGCAACTTTACCGATTTGATGGCCGTCGAGCCGGGAATTGTGCCGGTGAACACCGCGCAACCGGGCGCGGTGATTATGACCGGCGTGGCGTCGACGCCGCCCTCCGGCAACGCCAATCCGGGCACGCTCTCCATCAGTGGCCAGCGGGAAGACTCGAATGGTTTTCGCGTCAACGGGGCCGATGCCGAAGAGGACGTGAACATGGGGACGTCGATCATGCCCGACCTCGATTCGATCGCAAGTTTTCGCGTGCTGACCTCGAACTTTGACGCCGAGTACGGCAACTCCAGCGGCGGCGAGGTGATGGTGACCACCAAATCCGGAACCCCGCAGTGGCATGGCGACGCCTTTGATTTCCTGCGCAATACGGATCTGGATGCGCGCAATTATTTTTCCTCGCTCCGCGCGGCCTACCGGCAGAATCAGTTTGGCGCGACGCTGGGCGGCACGCCGTTTCACAAAAACCTGGCCCTCTTTGGCGACTACCAGGGCACGCGGCTGACCGAGGGGATCGACACGGGGGATATCTCCGTGCCATCGGCAGCCGAACGGCGCGGCGACTTCAGCCAGGCGCCGCTCACCGGCAGCGTGAACGGCAGCGCCTGGGCGGCGCATCTTTCGTCCTTGCTGGGCGAGACGGTCACGCCCGGCGAGCCGTATGCGCAGGTCTTTCCCACCGGTCGGATTCCGCAATCCATCTGGTCGACTCCGGCAAAAGCCTTGCTGGCCGCGATTCCGCCGCCGAATGCGGGCTCGGCGGTCTTTGAGACGGCGAGCGCTGCCGAGACACTTGAGGACAACAAGGGCAGCTTGCGCGCCGACTGGAGCCACGGCCACGGAACGCTGACGGGCTACTATTTTCTCGACAGTTACTCGCTCGACAATCCGTATCCCACGGGAACGGGCGGAGCCAGCGTGCCGGGCTTCGACGCGACCTCGAATGGGCTGGCGCAGCTTTTTACCGTTCAGCACACGGCGACCTTCGGCGCCTCAATGCTCAACGAGGCGCAACTGAGCTTCATGCGTAATGCGAACTCCGTGGGCCAGCCGCGCGGCGGCGTCGGCCCGTCGCTTGCCGCACAGGGCTTCAGCGGCATCGTTCCGCTCCAGCCTTCGACAGAAGGCGTGGAAAATATCGCCTTCAATGACTACACCCTCGGTGTGGACACCACGGCTCTCGTGCAGGTTGAAAACATCTACGAAGCGATGGACAAATTCTCGCGCATCGTCGGTCGTCACGGACTGAAGTTTGGCGGCGAGATGCAGATCGATCAGATCAACACTCATCCCGACGTCATCTTCAACGGCAGCTTCGCCTTCAACGGAACGGAGACGGGTGTGGATTTCGCCGATTTCCTGCTGGGCGTAGCTTCGAGCTATACGCAGGGCCAGGCCGGCAGCTTCTATAACCGCAATCTGTACATGGCGGCCTTCGCGCAGGATAGCTGGCGAGCAACCGACCATCTGATCGTTAACTACGGAGTGCGCTGGGATCGCATCCGGCCCTGGCTTGAGAAGTACAACCAACTGCAAACGCTGGTGGCTGGTGAGCAGTCGCAGGTCTTTCCCGGAGCGCCACGGGGTCTGGTCTTTCCGGGCGATCCGGGCATTCCCCGCTCGCTGGCGCCGCCACGCGACAACTTCTCGCCGCGCATCGGCATTGCGTATTCTCCCGCCGGCGCTGCGGGCAGCAACCTTCTGGACAAACTTCTTGGCAACGCAGGCAGCACCAGCCTTCGCCTTGGCTACGGACTTTATTACACCGCTTACGAAGGGCTCTCGGCGGGCATCATGAGCGCCAATCCGCCGTATGGCTACACGTATACCTCAGCCGCACCGCCGCTGTTTGCCGAGCCTTTCACCGTGGCGGCGACGAACGCAAGCGTTGTCCAGCCCTTCCCTTTGCAGCGCGTGCCCTTCGGAGCCAGCCGCGCTCATCCGAATGCGAGCGTCGATTGGAGCCAGTTCGAACCGCTGGTCGGCATTCCTGCCGTTGCGCCGAACGACGTGACGCCTTACGCGCAGCACTGGATGACCAGCTTCGAGCGGCAACTGGGTGCGGCTACGCTTGTCACCCTTAGCTACACCGGCGCATCGGCGCATCATCTGCTCGTGCTTGAGGAGGCCAATCCCGCCAATCCAGCCCTCTGCCTCAGCCTCGGTTCCGCCTGCGGGCCGTTCAATGAGCAGTTGGCCCGCACCGTCTTCGGTCCCAGCTTTGGCAGCGTCGAGTTGCAGCGGACCATCGCCAACTCCAGTTATAACGCCCTCGACGCCACGCTCAACCATCGCACGCATGGCTTCGATCTGCTGGCCAGCTACACCTACGCAAAGTCGATCGATCAATCGGCGGGGTTGCCTGAACCGGTCAACCCGGTCAATCCCTCGCTGAGCCGCGGACTCTCTGCCTTTGACATGCGGCATAACTTCGTGGCCTCGTTTGACTACCTTTTTCCCGTGCGCTCGGCGAAGAATCCGCTGCATGGAGTGGAGTTTGCCGGCATCGCACGCTTGACCACCGGCCTGCCGATTACGCTGCTCAACAACAACGACACCTCTCTGCTGGGCACGATTCCCAACGGCATCAACGACAACGGCGTCGATACGCCGAACTGGAGCGGCCAATCCCTTCACATCCACACCAATCCTCGTGGCGGAGTTCCCGTCTTCGACGCCAGTCAGTTCGGCCTGCCCGCGCTGGGCACGATGGGCAATGCGCGGCGGCGTTTTTTCTCCGGTCCAGGCATGGAAGATCTCGACGCGACGCTGGCGCGCAGGTTTTTTCTGGGCGATGATCGCAGCCTTGAGTTGCGCGCCGAGGCGTTTAACGTCCTCAACCACGCGCAGTTTTTCGGGCCGGCTTCGGTTGAGGGTAACATCTCGAGCGGAACCTTTGGGCAGGCAGTCAGCGCCATGCCGCCGCGGCTGATGCAGATCGCCGCGCGGATACGGTTTTGA
- a CDS encoding carboxymuconolactone decarboxylase family protein, with amino-acid sequence MLKTAPRISRKSRKEVPDSVAVIYDRYMRTRGNVPNMFRTMAHRPQIFETMIAHFEAVLQTGTVPLKLKELVIVRTSQLNECEYCLGSHTQIAQKLGWSREQLDHLAEFEDRSDFTSAEKAALRLAEQMTLDSNHLSDELFDDLRSHFDEGEIVELMCAIGLFNYFNRFNNALQIEPTRPGEGAE; translated from the coding sequence ATGTTGAAGACCGCGCCACGTATCTCACGCAAAAGCCGCAAAGAGGTCCCGGATTCTGTTGCCGTCATCTATGACCGCTACATGCGCACCCGCGGCAATGTACCGAATATGTTCCGAACCATGGCGCACCGTCCGCAAATTTTTGAGACGATGATTGCCCACTTTGAGGCCGTTCTGCAAACGGGGACTGTACCGCTCAAACTTAAGGAACTGGTCATCGTACGGACATCGCAGTTGAACGAATGCGAATATTGTCTCGGCTCACATACACAGATTGCGCAAAAACTGGGATGGTCCCGAGAGCAGTTAGACCACCTTGCAGAATTTGAAGACCGCAGCGATTTTACCTCGGCAGAAAAGGCAGCCTTACGCCTGGCCGAGCAGATGACACTGGATTCCAATCATCTCTCCGACGAGCTTTTCGATGATCTGCGCTCACACTTTGACGAAGGCGAAATCGTTGAGCTCATGTGTGCAATCGGCCTTTTCAATTATTTCAATCGGTTCAATAACGCACTGCAGATTGAACCCACAAGACCTGGGGAAGGGGCCGAGTAA
- a CDS encoding helix-turn-helix domain-containing protein has protein sequence MTIATTGNRSHCEQQEKLPPCRFPLPPNLMEFSTGDVSSVQQTTLKDEAIPARDLSERDEDRLLNARQVAERLGVSERWVRDHTTRRSPKIRGVKLGMMMRYRRADVDLFMQELGT, from the coding sequence ATGACCATAGCCACTACCGGCAACCGTTCGCACTGCGAGCAGCAGGAAAAACTCCCACCTTGCAGATTTCCCCTGCCGCCCAATCTGATGGAGTTCTCCACTGGGGACGTTTCTTCCGTTCAGCAAACGACGCTCAAGGATGAGGCGATTCCAGCGCGCGACCTTTCCGAGCGTGACGAAGATCGGCTACTGAATGCGCGGCAGGTCGCTGAAAGGCTCGGCGTCTCTGAGCGCTGGGTGCGGGACCATACCACGCGCCGCTCGCCAAAGATCCGTGGTGTGAAACTCGGCATGATGATGCGCTACCGCCGCGCCGATGTCGATCTCTTCATGCAGGAACTTGGCACATAG
- a CDS encoding tyrosine-type recombinase/integrase, which translates to MKELFSTIRVRRQATRRTAMAMKYQKGTVYLRGRKVKMWYGRYTTYLRNEEGKEVGKRRNVPLCPKANTPKWKAEQMLHALILKETGVPAKDSSAVATESVTFRWFVEERYLPMRQGSWSPAYRKINTYEIHHYLIGQFGRVPLEKMGTFEIQVWLNNLAAKFSHSVVHHCYTNMRSILHMAKKQKFLAEDIGEDVTMPQTKPVEKPLMTQEQILALVASIQDLHDLCLMCIGIFCGPRSSEVLGLQWKSWTGTTLVPYGTVFEGEFYPGRFKTRASQAPIGVPEAVRPVIEAWRRACPDPSPEALMFSTFGRGRRKGQTVPHLGKNFLRCRIRPIARRLGIPDHLVTFQVMRRTMGTDLQHYGTLKDAQGALRHASIKTTGDVYMQSIEASVLDAMNARTKEILSAWKPALLPNGNEMKEGTEGSSRRDGSSRGAEQLSQLGPSSEGRVLVSA; encoded by the coding sequence ATGAAGGAATTGTTCTCCACGATCAGGGTTCGACGCCAGGCTACAAGGAGAACAGCCATGGCAATGAAGTATCAGAAAGGCACCGTCTACCTGCGAGGGCGGAAGGTGAAGATGTGGTACGGCAGGTACACCACGTATCTGCGCAATGAAGAGGGAAAGGAGGTCGGCAAGCGGCGCAACGTTCCGCTCTGCCCGAAGGCCAACACGCCGAAGTGGAAAGCCGAGCAGATGTTGCACGCGCTCATTCTCAAGGAGACCGGAGTTCCAGCAAAAGACTCCAGCGCCGTCGCAACCGAGTCCGTTACCTTCCGCTGGTTTGTCGAGGAACGGTATCTTCCGATGCGGCAAGGCTCATGGAGTCCTGCGTACCGGAAGATCAATACCTATGAGATTCATCATTATCTCATCGGGCAATTTGGCCGGGTACCGCTGGAAAAGATGGGGACCTTCGAGATTCAGGTCTGGCTGAACAACCTGGCTGCGAAGTTCTCGCATTCGGTCGTTCACCACTGCTACACCAACATGCGCTCGATTTTGCATATGGCCAAGAAGCAGAAGTTCCTGGCCGAGGATATTGGAGAAGACGTGACGATGCCGCAGACCAAGCCGGTCGAAAAGCCGCTGATGACGCAGGAGCAGATTCTCGCGCTCGTCGCCAGCATTCAAGACCTGCACGATCTGTGTCTGATGTGCATCGGCATCTTCTGCGGTCCTCGTTCGAGCGAGGTGCTGGGCTTGCAGTGGAAGTCCTGGACGGGAACGACGCTGGTTCCGTACGGAACCGTCTTCGAGGGGGAGTTTTATCCTGGCCGCTTCAAGACGCGCGCCAGCCAGGCTCCCATCGGCGTGCCGGAGGCGGTGCGTCCGGTCATCGAGGCGTGGCGGCGGGCATGTCCTGATCCCTCGCCGGAGGCGTTGATGTTTTCGACCTTCGGGCGCGGAAGACGGAAGGGCCAGACGGTGCCGCACCTGGGCAAGAACTTCCTGCGCTGCCGGATTCGCCCGATCGCACGCAGGCTGGGCATCCCGGATCACCTCGTCACCTTCCAGGTGATGCGGCGGACGATGGGAACGGATCTGCAGCACTACGGCACGCTCAAAGACGCTCAAGGGGCCTTACGCCACGCGAGCATCAAAACGACCGGCGATGTGTACATGCAGTCCATCGAGGCCAGCGTTTTGGACGCGATGAACGCGCGGACCAAGGAGATCCTGTCGGCGTGGAAACCGGCGCTTTTGCCGAATGGTAATGAAATGAAAGAAGGGACAGAAGGATCTTCGCGGAGGGACGGCAGTTCAAGGGGTGCTGAGCAACTGTCCCAACTTGGACCAAGCTCTGAAGGAAGGGTGCTTGTAAGTGCTTGA
- a CDS encoding L-threonylcarbamoyladenylate synthase, whose protein sequence is MKTLRLTVPPSGLDSGPALEAVQRAAAILRAGGTVAFPTETVYGLGANALDDQAVAKIFAAKQRPSWDPLIVHVSDTEMLQRVAAEVPPAAQRLAERFWPGPLTLLLRKKDLVPDAVTAGRPKVGVRMPQHPVARALVRAAAVPIAAPSANRFGRTSPTCAAHVLEDLDGRIDAILDAGETWHGLESTVLDACETPCVLYRPGIISLDQIRAAGVEAIAFQEPAKLHEVPPESLPSPGVGLRHYAPRATLVLIEGQGETQALALEQALRQATAEGRKAGLMLPDDFAPHMATLEAVVFAWGCWQRPEELARRLFAGLRFLDHAGAEVILCPVPAAEGIGIAIRDRLRKAASGK, encoded by the coding sequence GTGAAAACTCTACGCTTGACAGTTCCCCCCTCTGGCCTGGATTCCGGTCCGGCACTGGAGGCCGTTCAACGTGCTGCGGCCATCCTGCGCGCGGGCGGTACCGTTGCATTTCCTACGGAAACCGTCTATGGCCTGGGCGCCAATGCACTCGATGACCAGGCTGTGGCAAAAATTTTCGCCGCCAAGCAGCGGCCTTCCTGGGACCCGCTGATTGTGCATGTTTCTGATACAGAGATGCTGCAGCGTGTCGCCGCCGAGGTCCCACCCGCGGCCCAACGGTTGGCGGAACGCTTCTGGCCGGGTCCATTGACGCTGCTGCTCAGAAAAAAGGATCTGGTGCCGGATGCTGTCACCGCAGGCCGCCCAAAAGTCGGTGTGCGAATGCCTCAACACCCGGTAGCGCGCGCCCTGGTTCGCGCCGCGGCAGTGCCCATTGCGGCACCCAGCGCCAATCGCTTCGGACGCACCAGTCCGACCTGTGCAGCGCATGTGCTGGAAGACCTGGATGGGCGCATCGACGCCATCCTCGATGCAGGGGAAACCTGGCATGGCCTGGAATCTACCGTGCTCGATGCCTGCGAAACTCCCTGTGTACTTTACCGTCCCGGAATCATTTCCCTGGACCAGATCCGCGCCGCCGGCGTTGAGGCCATCGCTTTCCAAGAGCCGGCAAAACTTCATGAGGTGCCGCCGGAATCCCTTCCTTCCCCGGGTGTCGGACTGCGTCACTACGCTCCCAGAGCCACCTTGGTCCTGATCGAGGGGCAAGGAGAAACGCAGGCCCTGGCCTTGGAGCAGGCCCTGAGACAGGCAACAGCAGAGGGCCGCAAGGCCGGACTGATGCTACCCGACGACTTTGCGCCGCACATGGCCACTCTGGAAGCAGTGGTTTTCGCCTGGGGCTGCTGGCAGCGGCCAGAAGAACTGGCACGCCGTCTCTTCGCCGGGCTGCGCTTTCTCGACCATGCAGGGGCTGAAGTCATTCTCTGCCCCGTTCCTGCGGCAGAAGGAATCGGCATCGCCATACGGGACCGGCTGCGCAAAGCCGCATCGGGCAAATAA
- a CDS encoding LysR family transcriptional regulator: MNDWVEFRHFKYLLAIVEHKGFRAAAESLHTAQPNLSAQARHFQEIAGVHLFRRSSDGRIQITDTGVAFEAIARNVLQARDEALAALVAIERGEIHSLRLGCGLCVSPELFHLACEAHKKLIPGCQIWPVHNDSVRLVQEVISGDIDAALVTLPVSDDRLQIEEIWRNRLMVCLRANHPLAALPALQPEHLQENLSVLIDPQRHPDAHAVLLKFLEAAGVHLREYSRVSHPHELQELVKEGYGFALVCEGTVHDAELTTRPVAGMDWALRTAFAYNKQSHPKTIPVLLRCLKKQLGVFRA, translated from the coding sequence ATGAACGACTGGGTTGAATTCAGACATTTCAAGTATCTGCTGGCGATTGTGGAGCACAAGGGCTTTCGCGCAGCCGCTGAATCCCTGCACACAGCTCAGCCAAACCTCAGCGCTCAGGCCAGGCACTTTCAGGAAATCGCTGGCGTGCATCTGTTTCGGCGATCCAGTGACGGCCGCATTCAGATCACAGATACAGGCGTCGCTTTTGAAGCAATCGCGCGCAATGTGCTGCAAGCGCGCGATGAAGCTCTTGCCGCGCTTGTCGCCATCGAGAGAGGTGAGATTCACTCACTTCGCCTCGGCTGTGGTCTTTGCGTAAGCCCGGAGCTATTTCATCTGGCCTGCGAGGCACACAAGAAACTGATTCCTGGTTGCCAAATTTGGCCGGTACACAACGATTCCGTGCGCCTTGTGCAGGAAGTCATTTCCGGCGACATCGATGCCGCGCTTGTCACCTTGCCCGTGAGCGATGACCGTCTTCAGATCGAGGAGATCTGGCGCAACCGGTTAATGGTCTGCCTCCGCGCCAACCACCCGCTCGCTGCGCTTCCGGCATTGCAGCCGGAGCATTTGCAGGAGAATCTTTCTGTGCTGATCGATCCGCAACGGCATCCTGACGCCCATGCGGTGCTGCTGAAATTCCTGGAAGCGGCCGGTGTACACTTGCGCGAATATTCGCGAGTCTCCCACCCGCATGAACTGCAAGAACTGGTCAAAGAGGGGTATGGCTTCGCCCTTGTCTGCGAAGGCACTGTGCACGATGCGGAACTGACGACACGGCCGGTCGCCGGAATGGACTGGGCACTGCGAACCGCATTCGCCTACAACAAGCAGAGCCATCCCAAGACGATTCCCGTGCTCCTGCGGTGCCTGAAGAAGCAACTAGGAGTCTTTCGAGCATAG
- the tsaA gene encoding tRNA (N6-threonylcarbamoyladenosine(37)-N6)-methyltransferase TrmO, whose product MFTPRPIGYVSSPYKNTSEIPKGLNTRHDAEGVLRILRDFELGLTDIEGFSHLFVIWEFDRSHDYDLLGSSPFEERPHGVFATRSPRRPNPIGLTVVELLRRENADLIVRGIDMLDGTPILDIKPYMSSIPAEKLRRGWLAEAEARRAP is encoded by the coding sequence ATGTTTACTCCCAGACCCATAGGGTATGTGAGCAGTCCCTATAAAAATACCTCAGAGATTCCCAAAGGACTCAACACTCGGCACGATGCCGAAGGGGTGCTCAGGATCCTCCGCGATTTTGAGCTGGGCTTGACTGACATCGAGGGCTTCTCTCACTTGTTTGTTATTTGGGAGTTCGATCGTTCCCACGATTATGACCTGTTGGGCTCCTCGCCCTTTGAGGAGCGCCCGCATGGCGTTTTCGCTACGCGCTCGCCGCGCCGTCCGAATCCGATTGGCCTTACTGTCGTGGAGCTGCTGCGCCGGGAGAATGCAGACCTGATCGTGCGCGGCATCGATATGCTGGATGGTACACCGATTCTGGATATCAAGCCGTATATGTCCAGTATTCCAGCAGAAAAACTGCGCCGCGGATGGCTGGCTGAAGCCGAAGCGCGCAGGGCGCCTTGA
- a CDS encoding cytochrome c biogenesis protein has protein sequence MKLLRWLWAVVTLGMLAQAFRVAMFVVPADKDQGDIFRIFFYHFPSAMMTFLFFFMSFIASIVYLASRNNHPARALKADAFALANAEVGVVFCSVVLITGPLWARPVWGIWWTWDERLTSTLVLYLIYVSYLLLRRFAAGPQMRTLAAIMAIFGYVDVPIVYMSTRWWRTQHPAPVFGGGPNSGIDPSMMPAVWWNLAAWLAWGMLLVAFRYAVAYRDQLKEEQEALHALEVVS, from the coding sequence ATGAAGCTGCTTCGATGGCTTTGGGCAGTGGTCACGCTGGGCATGCTTGCTCAGGCCTTTCGCGTTGCCATGTTTGTCGTTCCTGCTGACAAGGACCAGGGCGACATCTTTCGCATTTTCTTTTATCACTTTCCCTCTGCGATGATGACGTTTTTGTTTTTCTTCATGAGCTTCATCGCATCGATTGTCTATTTGGCTTCGCGCAACAACCATCCTGCTCGCGCTCTCAAGGCCGATGCTTTTGCGCTCGCCAATGCTGAAGTGGGCGTGGTCTTTTGCTCTGTCGTGCTGATTACCGGTCCTCTGTGGGCACGTCCTGTCTGGGGCATCTGGTGGACATGGGACGAGCGCCTGACCTCTACCCTCGTGCTTTATCTCATCTACGTTTCCTACCTTCTGTTGCGTCGGTTCGCTGCTGGCCCGCAGATGCGCACGCTGGCAGCCATCATGGCCATCTTCGGATATGTGGACGTTCCTATCGTCTATATGTCCACACGGTGGTGGAGGACCCAGCACCCGGCCCCGGTTTTTGGCGGAGGTCCCAACTCGGGCATTGACCCCAGTATGATGCCTGCTGTTTGGTGGAACCTGGCTGCATGGCTTGCCTGGGGAATGCTGCTGGTTGCTTTTCGTTATGCGGTGGCTTATCGAGACCAACTCAAGGAAGAACAAGAAGCACTGCACGCCCTGGAGGTGGTTTCGTGA
- a CDS encoding NAD(+)/NADH kinase → MRRIAIISKPQKEELATLLPELVLWLRSRGFTPVLDPVSGNYALEKNTVPRAELPRESPELVIVLGGDGTLLAAARVFAKTSVPILSVNLGSLGFLTEVRLSELYSTLQGWCENCCAIDTRVLLHSELWREGQKLAEHEALNDVVVAKGAIARMVNFTIRLDGQLVAAFRADGVIVSTPTGSTAYSLAANGPIVVPNVDALVVTPVCPHLLTLRPLVVRGDTNLSVCVEGVPDQTYLTVDGQEAVPLRLGDELRCRRSEHHVRLVRMGSTGFFDVLRSKLKWGER, encoded by the coding sequence AAGAAGAGCTGGCCACGCTGCTGCCCGAACTGGTGCTCTGGCTCCGTTCACGAGGGTTTACCCCTGTGCTTGACCCCGTAAGCGGAAACTATGCCCTGGAAAAGAACACCGTACCGCGGGCCGAGCTACCACGGGAGTCTCCCGAGCTGGTGATTGTACTGGGTGGCGACGGTACCCTGCTGGCCGCGGCCCGTGTCTTTGCCAAGACCAGCGTTCCCATTCTGAGCGTCAATCTGGGCTCGCTCGGCTTCCTGACCGAGGTCCGTCTCAGCGAGCTTTATTCCACCCTTCAGGGCTGGTGCGAAAACTGCTGCGCCATTGACACTCGGGTGCTCTTGCACAGTGAACTCTGGCGCGAAGGGCAGAAGCTGGCCGAACATGAAGCGCTAAACGACGTCGTTGTGGCCAAGGGCGCCATTGCACGCATGGTGAATTTCACCATCCGGCTGGACGGTCAACTGGTTGCGGCCTTCCGCGCCGATGGTGTCATTGTCTCCACTCCCACCGGCTCCACGGCATACTCCCTTGCTGCTAATGGACCGATTGTTGTGCCCAATGTAGACGCTCTCGTGGTCACCCCCGTCTGTCCGCATCTGCTCACCTTGCGTCCTCTTGTCGTTCGCGGAGACACCAATCTCAGTGTCTGTGTAGAAGGTGTTCCCGATCAGACCTATCTCACGGTCGATGGGCAGGAAGCCGTGCCCCTGCGTCTGGGGGATGAATTGCGCTGTCGTCGTTCTGAACACCATGTGCGCTTAGTGCGCATGGGATCTACGGGTTTCTTTGATGTCCTGCGCTCCAAGCTGAAATGGGGCGAGCGGTAG